The following DNA comes from Enterocloster bolteae.
ACGATTCCGGCCAGACGTCCGTCTATCACAACATACATGGGGGTCTTTCCTGTATTGGCGTACTCTGAGGCTGTCTTTTCCGTATCCTGGGATACAGGCACATGGAGGTGGTCCAGGAGACGCCGGTTGCCCACTGCCACCTTCCATCCCTTCCAGGTAGTGATGATGCCTGCCCCGGTGATGCTCTCAAATGCTTCGGGCATGGCCAGGTCCATCTGCTTCTCCCTGGCGGCGTTTACAATGGCCTGGCCCAGGGGATGTTCCGACATCTGTTCACAGGAAGCTGCGATTCCCAGAAGGTGCTCCTTTTTCTCGTCGTCAGAGGCCTGAGGTTCCCTGACGCTGTCCTTGGAAGCACTGCCTTCCCGGTTCTCACCCGCGGCGGGCAACACAGCCCCCGGCACAGAGGAGGATTCCAGTTTCCACACCTGCTCCACCACAGCACCGCTGATTACATTTACATCGGTCACCTTGGGCTTTCCCTCTGTGATAGTCCCTGTCTTATCCAGTATGACGGCATCCACCTTATGACAAATCTCCAGGGCCTCGCCGCTTTTAATCAAAATGCCGTGCCCGGCTCCCACTCCGGTTCCCACCATAATGGCCGTGGGCGTGGCAAGCCCCAGCGCACAGGGGCAGGCAATGACCAGTACGGCCACGAATATGGTCAGCACAAAGGAAAGTTCCTTTCCTCCCAATATCCACCACAGCAGGGCCGCCACCAGGGCAATTCCCATGACTGCGGGAACAAAGTATCCGGCTACCTTATCCGCCAGCTTGGAGATAGGGGCCTTCTTGCCCTGGGCATCCTCGATCATCTTAATGATTTTAGACAGGGTGGTATCGCTTCCCACATGGGTCACTTCCACCTCCATGGCTCCATTGTAATTCATGCTTCCGCCGATCACGCTGTCCCCCGGCTGTTTCTCCACCGGAATGCTCTCTCCGGTAAGCATGGATTCATCCACGCTGCTGCTGCCCTGTACAAGTATACCATCCAGGGGTATCCGGCTGCCCGGTTTTATAAGGATATGCTGTCCCACAGACACCAGGGAGGTCTCCACTTCCCTTTCCATGCCGTTCTCATAGAGAATAGCTGTGTCCGGCGCCAGCTCCATGAGCTTGCGTATGGCCTCAGATGTCTTTCCCTTACTGCGGCTCTCCATGAATTTGCCCAGCATGACCAGGGTGACCACCACGGCCGCCGACTCGTAATACAGCTGGTGGGCCTTCATGTGATCTCCGGGAATGCCAAAGGTCATCACAAGGCTGTAAATAAATGCGCTTCCCGTACCAATGGCCACCAGGGAATCCATATTGGGATTGCCCTTAAGCAGGGAACGGATGCCTACCAGATAGAACTTACGTCCGCAAATAAGAACCGGTACAGTCAGTATCAGCTGGGCCAGGGCAAAATTGAGAGGATTCTTATCCATCTGCATGAACGCCGGCAAGGGCAGGGTAAAGGGCAGCATATGACCCATGGAAATGTAGAGCAAAGGCACCGCAAAACAGATAGCTGTAACCACCCTGCGCTTCACAGCCTCCAGCTGTTCCTCCTGCTGCTGCCATTCCTCTTCTTCCTTTTTCTTGTTCTGTTCTTCCTCCACAATCAGGCTGGCAGAAAAACCCGCCTTGGATACCTTCTCACAAATCATTTCAGGTGTCACCTGACTCTCGTCATAGGTAATCACCATGCGGTTGGTCGTCAGATTCACATTACTGCTCTCCACACCGTTTAACTTTCTCGTAACACGCTCCACTGCGCTGCTGCATGCGGCACAGGACATTCCGTCTATATGATATTGCTGCGTGGTCATATGTTTCACTCCTTCCTTATACCCCACCTGGGTATATTGCAATTATAGAGCACTAACCGCATATTGTCAATAGGTAGTATGCCCGGAATGAAAAAATTTACTATATATACTGATTCAGCAAAATTTACGATTACTCAAAAACAGACAGATGCACGGCGGGGATAATCTTGTATCCCTGGGTACATCTGCCTGTTTTCTTATATGTAATCTGCCTCCTCATCCCTTTCCATTTATAACAGCTTATATCAGGAAAGCTCTGACCCGCGGGTTCCCTTCTGTCCAATCCGTATTTCAAATCCAGCCCCGGCCGTCACGGCCTCCCCGCTTTTTACGGCTACGCTTTCTCCTGTGGTAAAAATAACCATGGTGGTCAGATCTTTTCCAGTCTTCCTCACTTCCTCCAAATCCACGTCCACCAGACAATCTCCCCTGCGTACCTTCTGTCCCTGGGAAACATGAAGGCGGAATCCCTTTCCTCCCAGTTCCACTGTATTGATACCAATGTGAATCAGGATTTCCATTCCATTCTCCGTGCGGATTCCCACTGCATGGCCCGTGTCAAAGGCTGCTTCAATTGTACCGTCTGCCGGTGAAAGGATACGGCCGCCGGTAAGCTCCACCGCAAAACCGTCTCCCAGCACCCTTCCAGCGAATACCTCATCCTTTACCTGGTCCAGAGGCAGGATATGTCCGTCTGCCGGAGAAACCATATCAGATACTGCTTCTCCTGTTATTTCATCCGGCATTTCACCGGCATTTTTTCCTGTCAACTGATTTTCCCGGAACTCTGGGTCATGGGGTTCTCCGTCCGCTTCCAGCACCTCCTGTGGGATGCCGAAAAGGCATGTAAGGAAAAAACAGCATGCAACGGAACACAGGGAAATGATGAAATACCACATCAACTGGTTTCCCTTGTATATATACATCAGATATGAAGGAAGCACCGCCAGTCCATAGGAATTTGACTGTATTCCCAGCACGGACAAAAGCGCTGCCCCCAGGCCGGACGTAAACAGCATAATGACAAGGGGACGGAGATTGTAACGCAGCTGGATTCCAAACAGCACCGGTTCACTGATTCCGAACAGCTGGGACAGCATGGCCCCGATGCTGGTGGATTTTACACTCTGTTTCCTGGATTTCACAAAAAAGGCAAGGCAGGTTCCCACGTTGGCAAAACCGTACATGGCGCATAAGGTAATGACAGGGTTAAATCCGGTATTGGCCAGCAGAGAGGTTTCTATCATGGTATAGGTGTGATGGAGTCCTGTAATCACCAGCAGCGGATAGGTGGCCCCAATCAGGAATCCCCCTATGCCAAAGGGCAGGTGCACCAGCATCTCCACAATGGTTACCAGCTTAAGCTCCACCACATGCATGACGGGTCCGATTCCCAGCATCACCACCAGAAATGTTCCCAGCATCACCAGAAAGGGAGTCATAATCAGATCCAGGGCATTGGGCATAATTTTTCTCAGCTTTTTTTCCATGGAAGCCCCCAGAAACGCTGCCAGGATAGCTGTCAGAACGCTTCCCTGACAGCCTACAATGGGGATGCGTGAAAATGCCATCACTGCCTCCACGCCGCTGCCAGGAGTAGCCACCGCATATGCGTTGGGAAGGCTGGGGGATACCAGCATAAGCCCGATGACCAGGCCGATGACCGGAGTTCCTCCAAACACCTTGAAGGCCGACCAGCATATAAGGGCCGGAAGAAAGGCAAAGGCAGTCTCTGTAAGCACGTTCACCAGGGTCACCACATAGTCCGGTATGATGGATGCGGATAAGCCCAG
Coding sequences within:
- a CDS encoding heavy metal translocating P-type ATPase, whose product is MTTQQYHIDGMSCAACSSAVERVTRKLNGVESSNVNLTTNRMVITYDESQVTPEMICEKVSKAGFSASLIVEEEQNKKKEEEEWQQQEEQLEAVKRRVVTAICFAVPLLYISMGHMLPFTLPLPAFMQMDKNPLNFALAQLILTVPVLICGRKFYLVGIRSLLKGNPNMDSLVAIGTGSAFIYSLVMTFGIPGDHMKAHQLYYESAAVVVTLVMLGKFMESRSKGKTSEAIRKLMELAPDTAILYENGMEREVETSLVSVGQHILIKPGSRIPLDGILVQGSSSVDESMLTGESIPVEKQPGDSVIGGSMNYNGAMEVEVTHVGSDTTLSKIIKMIEDAQGKKAPISKLADKVAGYFVPAVMGIALVAALLWWILGGKELSFVLTIFVAVLVIACPCALGLATPTAIMVGTGVGAGHGILIKSGEALEICHKVDAVILDKTGTITEGKPKVTDVNVISGAVVEQVWKLESSSVPGAVLPAAGENREGSASKDSVREPQASDDEKKEHLLGIAASCEQMSEHPLGQAIVNAAREKQMDLAMPEAFESITGAGIITTWKGWKVAVGNRRLLDHLHVPVSQDTEKTASEYANTGKTPMYVVIDGRLAGIVCVADTIKETSVEAVEKIKGLGVTVYMVTGDNEKTAQYIGKLAHVDQVVAEVLPEDKAQVVNRLQNEGKTVMMVGDGINDAPALVQADVGCAVGNGSDIALESGDVVLMKSDLMDVYRAVKLSKATIRNIKQNLFWAFFYNSLGIPVAAGVLYLLGGPLLSPMLGGFAMSLSSVCVVGNALRLRNLKL
- a CDS encoding PTS beta-glucoside transporter subunit IIBCA; its protein translation is MEGNQYRDAAGRIVEAVGKDNILSATHCATRLRLIVKDKERIDEKKLQEIGMVKGTFFNAGQYQIILGTGIVNKVYGEMEGLGLNTLSKQEQDELVKNQQKGVKRMMRMLGDIFIPIIPVIAATGLFLGLKGCVFNDNVLGLLGLSASIIPDYVVTLVNVLTETAFAFLPALICWSAFKVFGGTPVIGLVIGLMLVSPSLPNAYAVATPGSGVEAVMAFSRIPIVGCQGSVLTAILAAFLGASMEKKLRKIMPNALDLIMTPFLVMLGTFLVVMLGIGPVMHVVELKLVTIVEMLVHLPFGIGGFLIGATYPLLVITGLHHTYTMIETSLLANTGFNPVITLCAMYGFANVGTCLAFFVKSRKQSVKSTSIGAMLSQLFGISEPVLFGIQLRYNLRPLVIMLFTSGLGAALLSVLGIQSNSYGLAVLPSYLMYIYKGNQLMWYFIISLCSVACCFFLTCLFGIPQEVLEADGEPHDPEFRENQLTGKNAGEMPDEITGEAVSDMVSPADGHILPLDQVKDEVFAGRVLGDGFAVELTGGRILSPADGTIEAAFDTGHAVGIRTENGMEILIHIGINTVELGGKGFRLHVSQGQKVRRGDCLVDVDLEEVRKTGKDLTTMVIFTTGESVAVKSGEAVTAGAGFEIRIGQKGTRGSELS